One Alternaria dauci strain A2016 chromosome 6, whole genome shotgun sequence DNA window includes the following coding sequences:
- a CDS encoding 60S ribosomal protein uL10: protein MGGKKESKAAYFEKLEVLLKEYKSIFIVTVDNVSSQQMHEIRQSLRGEGVVLMGKNTMVRRALKGLVNDYPEYERLLPHVKGNVGFVFTNADLKDTREKILSNRVAAPARAGAVAPGDVYIPAGNTGMEPGKTSFFQALGVPTKIARGTIEITADLKLIEAGNKVGASEATLLNLLNISPFTYGMGIYQIYDNGQTFDASVLDIEESQLLKAFSSAITAIASISLATGFPTLPSVMHSIVNSYKKVLSVAIETDYEWEEIAELKDRIANPDKYASAGPAAAAPSGGDAPAAKEEAKEEEKEESEDEDMGFGLFD, encoded by the exons ATGGGGGGCAAGAAAGAATCCAAGGCCGCTTACTTCGAGAAGCTCGAGGTTCTCCTCAAGGAGTACAAGagcatcttcatcgtcacTGTCGACAATGTCTCGTCGCAGCAGATGCACGAGATCCGTCAGTCGCTCCGCGGCGAGGGTGTCGTCCTCATGGGAAAGAACACCATGGTCCGCCGTGCTCTGAAGGGTCTCGTCAACGACTACCCCGAGTACGAGCGTCTCCTGCCCCACGTCAAGG GCAACGTCGGTTTCGTCTTCACCAACGCCGATCTCAAGGACACCCGTGAGAAGATTCTCTCCAACCGTGTCGCTGCTCCCGCTCGTGCTGGTGCCGTCGCCCCCGGCGATGTCTACATTCCCGCCGGAAACAC TGGTATGGAACCCGGAAAGACCTCTTTCTTCCAGGCTCTCGGTGTCCCCACCAAGATTGCCCGTGGTACCATCGAAATTACCGCCGACTTGAAGCTCATCGAGGCCGGTAACAAGGTCGGTGCCTCCGAGGCTACCCTGCTCAACTTGTTGAACATCTCTCCCTTCACCTACGGTATGGGTATCTACCAGATCTACGACAACGGCCAGACTTTCGATGCCTCCGTTCTGGACATTGAGGAGTCCCAGCTGCTCAAGGCTTTCTCCTCTGCCATCACCGCCATTGCCAGTATCTCCCTGGCCACCGGTTTCCCCACTCTGCCTTCCGTCATGCACTCCATTGTCAACTCCTACAAGAAGGTTCTCTCTGTCGCCATTGAGACCGACTACGAGTGGGAGGAGATTGCCGAGCTCAAGGACCGTATCGCCAACCCCGACAAGTACGCTTCCGCTGGCCCTGCCGCGGCTGCTCCTTCCGGTGGTGATGCCCCTGCCGCCAAGGAGGAGgccaaggaagaggagaaggaggagtCCGAGGATGAGGACATGGGCTTCGGTCTCTTCGACTAA
- a CDS encoding mitochondrial 54S ribosomal protein mL53 gives MITRFLTDVRVAFNPFSPRSKPARLFLSLIPPNARQDGMKIESKMLPRASKEPASLAVKFKDGKEMTLDLSNMRITQVVEEVDRHSRSLARKDELAGN, from the exons ATGATTACCAGATTCCTGACCGACGTCCGCGTAGCATTCAATCCCTTCTCCCCGCGCTCAAAACCCGCGCGCCTCTTTCTCTCCTTGATACCGCCGAATGCGCGCCAAGATGGCATGAAGATCGAGTCAAAGATGCTTCCACGAGCTAGCAAGGAGCCTGCGAGCCTAGCTGTCAAGTTCA AGGACGGCAAGGAGATGACGCTCGATCTCAGCAACATGCGCATAACACAAGTCGTCGAGGAAGTGGACAGACACTCGCGGTCATTGGCACGGAAAGACGAATTGGCAGGCAACTGA